From the genome of Colletotrichum higginsianum IMI 349063 chromosome 4, whole genome shotgun sequence, one region includes:
- a CDS encoding Subtilisin Carlsberg encodes MRVSPNAASLILGLLACTARVAAADAADAADAPDKDPFVRGAYIVELNGEQDPAALYDELRSDGLTVKPRLDLKYRLFNGASFSVDDDDDNGKPEVTAGKIAGNSNVKAVWPVRKIKMPRPEPSSVGRNGTSSSSAAAAAAAGDALLRSIKDRRDAAAKDTYSTHVMTQVDRLREAGFTGKGIRVGVVDTGVDYRHPALGGCFGEGCRVAYGWDFTGDDYFQSSEAPTPDADPLDLCQGHGTHVAGIIMAQENELGFTGAAPDVELGAYKVSGCAGYTTSEILVSAFYRAYEDGSDVISCSAGDDSGWAGDAAGIAVSRIAEAGVPVVVAAGNSGGLGVWAVASPASGKAVAGIGSVENTILPTLMTRGTFVNETDEFAFGWMDSYPAVEANVTLRLWVGGVNDTACEPLAEDVDLIDRIPLVSMDACSSDTQAENLLARGAKYILFYPSSESRLYTPYVYTEGIEGIGMVMPRQAKDWIAHADNVTISMGPPETSALFAESIGNGLTAGYTSPFSSYGPTWELDIKPQFTAPGGGILSTWTWDQGQYMVNPGTSMSTPFVAAVYALVGQVRGTLDQETLRSVIAATAQPKAWNDGTTVSDDLLAPVAQQGAGLVQAWDAAHATTILSSTGISFNDTDHFVAEHAFTVKNTAAEDVTYTLGHARAVTVYTFTPGTPQLVVARAPPPTADAWAEIAFDAGSLTVPAGGSAEVKFTAVAPTGLNATLLPVYSGYITLEGSNGETLSVPYLGVAGSMRDTPVLVPGIALDGVYLSSTDNHFLIPVAANRTFTIPRPGSSGSASYPKLVVTPTVGTTELHVELAAVGGVGNSTLKVTDHLGYPTLGPLPQSPVPHAHRFGYTWNFGGFLDDRTVVPEGTYKFIARAPRIFGDVAKDEDWDVVETVTFNLKYLA; translated from the exons atgaGGGTTTCCCCCAACGCCGCGTCTCTGATACTCGGGCTTCTAGCCTGCACGGCGCGCGtggctgccgccgatgccgccgatgccgccgatgccccCGACAAAGACCCTTTCGTTCGCGGCGCTTACATCGTCGAGCTCAACGGCGAGCAGGACCCTGCCGCCCTGTACGACGAGCTCCGCTCCGACGGCCTCACTGTCAAGCCACGGCTGGACCTCAAGTACCGCCTCTTTAACGGCGCTTCATTCagcgttgacgacgacgacgataatGGGAAGCCCGAGGTCACCGCCGGCAAGATCGCCGGAAACTCTAATGTCAAGGCCGTCTGGCCCGTCCGCAAGATCAAGATGCCCCGGCCCGAGCCCAGCTCCGTCGGCCGCAACGGaacatcctcctcctccgccgccgccgccgccgccgccggagacGCGCTCCTTCGGTCCATCAAAGAccgccgcgacgccgccgccaaggacaCGTACAGCACGCACGTCATGACGCAGGTCGACCGGCTCCGCGAGGCCGGATTCACAGGCAAGGGCAtccgcgtcggcgtcgtcgacacggGCGTGGACTACCGCCACCCGGCGCTCGGCGGGTGCTTCGGCGAGGGCTGCCGCGTCGCCTACGGCTGGGACTTCACCGGCGACGACTACTTCCAGAGCTCGgaggcgccgacgccggacGCCGACCCGCTCGACTTGTGCCAGGGACACGGCACgcacgtcgccggcatcatcatgGCGCAGGAGAACGAGCTCGGCTTCACGGGCGCCGCgcccgacgtcgagctcggcgcctACAAGGTCAGCGGCTGCGCGGGCTACACGACGAGCGAGATCCTGGTCTCGGCCTTCTACCGCGCCTacgaggacggcagcgacGTCATCTCGTGCTCTGCCGGCGATGATTCCGGGtgggccggcgacgccgccggtaTCGCCGTGtcccgcatcgccgaggccggcgtccccgtcgtcgtggcggcCGGGAACTCGGGTGGCTTGGGCGTCTGGGCTGTTGCTTCGCCGGCGTCCGGGAAGGCCGTTGCCGGCATCGGGTCTGTCGAAAACACCATCTTGCCAACCCTGATGACCCGCGGCACCTTCGTCAacgagacggacgagttTGCTTTCGGCTGGATGGACAGCTATCCCGCCGTGGAGGCCAACGTGACGCTGCGGTTGTGGGTCGGAGGCGTCAACGACACTGCTTGCGAGCCCCttgccgaggatgtcgaccTGATTGACCGTATTCCTCTGGTCAGCATGGATGCGTGCTCGTCTGATACCCAGGCCGAGAACCTCCTTGCACGGGGTGCCAAGTACATTCTCTTCTACCCCTCGAGCGAGTC CAGACTATACACCCCCTACGTCTACACCGAGGGCATCGAGGGCATCGGCATGGTTATGCCCCGTCAAGCCAAGGACTGGATCGCCCATGCCGACAACGTCACCATCTCCATGGGCCCCCCTGAGACCTCCGCCCTGTTCGCCGAGTCCATCGGCAACGGCCTGACCGCCGGCTACACGAGCCCCTTCAGCAGCTACGGCCCGACCTGGGAGCTCGACATCAAGCCGCAGTTCAcggcccccggcggcggcatcctctCGACCTGGACCTGGGACCAGGGGCAGTACATGGTGAACCCGGGCACCTCCATGTCCACGCCCTTCGTGGCCGCCGTCtacgccctcgtcggccaggTCCGCGGCACCCTCGACCAGGAGACGCTGCgctccgtcatcgccgccacgGCACAGCCCAAGGCCTGGAACGACGGCACCACCGTCAgcgacgacctcctcgcccccGTGGCCCAGCAGGGCGCCGGTCTGGTGCAGGCCTGGGACGCGGCGCACGCGACGACGATCCTCTCCTCGACCGGCATCTCCTTCAACGACACCGACCACTTCGTCGCCGAGCACGCCTTCACCGTGAAGAAcacggccgccgaggacgtcaCTTACACGCTCGGCCACGCCAGGGCCGTTACCGTCTACACCTTCACCCCGGGCACGccgcagctcgtcgtcgcccgcgcgCCGCCCCCTACCGCCGACGCCTGGGCCGAGATCGCCTTCGACGCCGGCTCCCTCACCgtcccggccggcggcagcgccgaggTTAAGTTCACCGCCGTGGCCCCCACAGGTCTCAACGCCACCCTGCTGCCCGTCTACAGCGGCTACATCACGCTCGAGGGGAGCAACGGCGAGACCCTCTCGGTGCCGtacctcggcgtcgccggcagcATGCGCGACACGCCCGTCCTGGTCCCCGGTATCGCACTCGACGGCGTCTACCTGTCCTCCACGGACAACCACTTCCTGATCCCCGTCGCGGCGAACCGGACCTTCACGATCCCGCGCCCGGGGTCCTCCGGCAGCGCGTCGTACCCGAAGCTGGTCGTCACGCCCACCGTCGGCACCACGGAGCTGCACGTCGAGctggcggccgtcggcggcgttggcaaCTCGACGCTCAAGGTCACCGATCATCTCGGGTACCCGACCCTGGGCCCGCTGCCGCAGTCGCCGGTGCCGCATGCCCACCGGTTCGGGTACACGTGGAACTTTGGCGGGTTCTTGGATGACCGCACCGTCGTGCCCGAGGGGACGTATAAGTTCATTGCGCGGGCTCCTCGGATCTTTGGGGATGTGGCCAAAGATGAGGACTGGGATGTCGTTGAGACTGTCACGTTCAACCTGAAGTACCTGGCCTAG
- a CDS encoding Glycolipid transfer protein, producing the protein MSAPVSNQVGNLGQSVAVLDASVSPDGQIGSPQFLDAVNSLLLVFGQAAYIQTLIQAERASGQHEATEALLWLTRGLEFYVASARRIANNTSEKLSDSIMSAYKDTLKKHHGFVAKTAIKVAVSKTCPTRDALLRKLGQDPTMIVNALQASATSFERVLHVLAPFLARSDIKF; encoded by the exons ATGTCAGCCCCGGTTTCAAATCAAGTCGGTAATCTCGGCCAGAGTGTCGCCGTGCTTGATGCCAGCGTCAGCCCCGATGGGCAGATTGGCTCGCCGCAGTTCCTTGACGCCGTGAACTCCCTGCTTCTGGTTTTCG GCCAGGCTGCATACATTCAAACTCTCATTCAGGCTGAACGAGCTTCTGGACAACATGAGGCGACTGAGGCGCTCCTGTGGCTGACGCG AGGTCTCGAGTTTTACGtcgcgtcggcgaggcgcaTTGCGAACAACACATCCGAGAAGCTGTCCGACAGCATCATGAGCGCCTACAAAGACACGCTCAAGAAGCACCATGGCTTTGTCGCCAAGACGGCCATCAAAGTAGCGGTGTCCAAGACTTGTCCGACTCGCGACGCACTACTCCGTAAGCTGGGTCAAGACCCCACAATGATCGTGAACGCTCTGCAAGCCTCTGCGACAAGCTTCGAGCGCGTGTTGCACGTTTTGGCCCCGTTCCTCGCAAGGAGCGACATCAAGTTCTAG
- a CDS encoding Benzoate 4-monooxygenase cytochrome P450, translating into MGKTLAYYASIVVYNVYFHPLAAFPGPRLAAATPWWMISSYLGGRTPRDLLELHNRYGPVVRTAPDALSYIGAPQWKEIYGHKPPGQPEFPKDRKYFAGLEGEPVIINADRDHHGYVRRLVAHGFSEKAMREQEAILKGYVDVLFRKLEEESESGQRAVDVSKWFNFITFDFIGFLTFGESFECLTTSTLHTWIEIFFSFARFMSFHQVISRLPGPIRLPATLWTMPKTIASDVQTLKQLQSEKVKHRLRTEASVPDFMEKLVSAYNDGKMSYGQLEGNFQILIVAGSETTSTLLSGLTYLLLQNPRVLAKLTTEIRTTFAHPSEITFTGVNTCKYLLACIEEALRVYPPSPQPHHRIVPAGGATVAGMHLPAGVSVSIPIYAASHSPANWTLPEEFAPERWTGEDARFADDRREAAQPFQFGPRNCVGRNLAYAEVKLIVARLVWQFDLENATEGDWMGAQKVYMVWEKTPLWVKLHPVPR; encoded by the exons ATGGGCAAGACACTGGCTTACTATGCCTCCATCGTGGTCTACAACGTCTACTTCCaccccctcgccgccttccccggcccgcgcctcgccgccgcgacgccgtGGTGGATGATCTCGTCCTACCTCGGCGGCCGGACCCCGCGCGATCTCCTGGAGCTGCACAACCGGTACGGCCCCGTCGTGCGGACGGCGCCCGACGCGCTGTCGTACATCGGCGCCCCGCAGTGGAAGGAGATCTACGGGCACAAGCCGCCCGGCCAGCCCGAGTTCCCCAAGGACCGCAAGTACTTTGCGGGGCTCGAAGGTGAGCCCGTTATTATCAACGCGGACCGGGACCACCACGGCTACGTCAGGCGGCTGGTCGCCCACGGCTTCTCGGAAAAGGCCATGAGGGAGCAGGAAGCAATCCTGAAGGGGTACGTTGACGTGCTGTTTCGGAAactggaggaggagagcgagagcggGCAGAGGGCGGTGGACGTGTCGAAGTGGTTCAAC TTCATCACGTTTGACTTTATCGGGTTCCTCA CCTTTGGTGAGTCGTTCGAATGCCTCACCACGTCGACGCTCCACACCTGGATCgagatcttcttctcctttgcGAGGTTCATGTCGTTCCATCAGGTCATCTCCCGCCTGCCCGGGCCCATCCGGCTGCCCGCCACGCTGTGGACGATGCCCAAAACCATCGCCTCGGACGTCCAGACCCTGAAGCAGCTGCAGAGC GAAAAGGTGAAGCACCGTCTCCGGACCGAGGCATCCGTGCCGGACTTTATGGAGAAGCTTGTCTCGGCCTACAATGATGGCAAGATGTCGTACGGGCAACTTGAGGGCAACTTCCAGATTCTCATTGTCGCCGGAAGTGAGACCACATCTACGCTGTTATCAG GGCTCACTTACCTGCTCCTCCAAAACCCTCGCGTCCTCGCCAAGCTCACGACGGAGATCCGCACGACCTTCGCCCACCCATCCGAAATCACCTTCACCGGCGTCAACACGTGCAAGTACCTCCTCGCCTGCATCGAGGAGGCCCTGCGCGTATACCCACCCTCGCCGCAGCCGCACCACCGCATCGTGCCCGCGGGcggcgccaccgtcgccggcatGCACCTCCCGGCCGGCGTCTCCGTCAGCATCCCCATCTACGCGGCGTCCCACAGCCCCGCCAACTGGACGCTGCCGGAGGAGTTCGCGCCGGAGCGGTGGACGGGGGAGGACGCGCGGTTCGCGGACGACcggcgggaggcggcgcagcCGTTCCAGTTCGGGCCGCGCAACTGCGTCGGGAGGAACCTGGCGTACGCCGAGGTCAAGCTGATCGTGGCGCGGCTGGTGTGGCAGTTCGACTTGGAGAACGCGACGGAGGGGGACTGGATGGGGGCGCAGAAGGTGTACATGGTCTGGGAGAAGACGCCGTTGTGGGTGAAGCTGCACCCCGTGCCGAGGTGA
- a CDS encoding FUN34 protein, translating into MADNGFANREMAVGNTFGATALSSYGGFWIAYGILLTPAWGIIAPDGPYAADYSDHYSAVGFFLTGWFIFTTLLLICTLRSTVVFFLLFFTLDLAFLFLACENYAANNGAMTAMRNLQICGGTFGMLAAFLAWYCALAGIQDDSNSFFQVPVFHLPWSDKGKELRKAKSNRSVA; encoded by the exons ATGGCTGACAATGGCTTCGCCAACAGGGAAATGGCCGTCGGCAACACCTTCGGCGCCACGGCGCTCTCGTCCTACGGCGGCTTCTGGATCGCCTACGGCATCCTCCTGACGCCCGCCTGGGGCATCATCGCCCCGGACGGGCCCTACGCGGCCGACTACTCGGACCACTACTCGgccgtcggcttcttcctGACGGGCTGGTTCATCTTCACGACGCTGCTGCTCATCTGCACCCTGCGCTCgaccgtcgtcttcttcctgctcttcttcaccctcgacctggccttcctcttcctcgcctgcGAGAACTACGCCGCCAACAACGGCGCCATGACGGCCATGCGCAACCTGCAGATCTGCGGCGGCACGTTCGGCATGCTCGCCGCGTTCCTGGCGTGGTACTGCGCCCTGGCGGGTATCCAAGATGACAG CAACTCCTTCTTCCAGGTCCCCGTCTTCCACCTCCCGTGGTccgacaagggcaaggagctGCGCAAGGCCAAGAGCAACCGCTCGGTTGCGTAA